The following coding sequences lie in one Capnocytophaga stomatis genomic window:
- a CDS encoding DUF6140 family protein, protein MPLYRVTVTRTVFSNGIRVESGMSVDVPTRLATNPVFANGGADVIAAFSRIYGINVSSIWGNLRTALRADQIG, encoded by the coding sequence ATGCCGTTATATAGAGTAACAGTTACGAGAACCGTTTTTTCAAACGGAATTCGTGTAGAGTCAGGAATGTCTGTTGATGTTCCTACGCGTTTAGCAACCAATCCTGTTTTTGCCAATGGAGGAGCTGATGTTATTGCAGCTTTTTCCCGAATTTATGGAATAAATGTATCATCAATTTGGGGAAATCTTAGAACCGCACTGCGAGCAGACCAAATTGGGTAA
- a CDS encoding TonB-dependent receptor domain-containing protein, with product MKNLTILTVLLLFCSLSFGQNIFKGKLIDATTKRVVSDANIILITLPDSTLVKGAISNDEGVFELINSSNHKDLMLKILHLEYKTKVIPIKTNDFGVISLEKSVNELGEVVVSVSRPIMKQKGTAVVTDIASSTLKDLPKMEMLLNFLPGVSTSYTGGGYNVFGKSNPIFYINKRRIYDTSEIDRLSPQDIQSIELETQPGAEYDNNIGAIIRIILKKKQGDGLSGSVYQNNEFKKGIWQNLGTNLNYRTGKTDIFGSVDVSFHQAKRSNNWQELIVQTPSNQWKVRTEDVQKNNGKNIHGKLGVNHEFNDKHSVGATVWAYVSPFAGHTFTDQQTETFQNGALLSKGLNHYDRFNQDKKTEINAYYEGQLSDKIKLHTDVDYSIAYSDHTSDILEKNLLANSQKNVHTHSDAQANWLHTKTTFTQKLKKAILSYGAEFSTLTRDENYTDNVLTTSFVENKELRSSGFVSFSRPIGKANVKAGVRYEYADFEYFQNHVKDNVKSRTYGHWLPNVSLSFPWDKTQMAISYTKKIRRPAFYELSDYAAYESPFMYNRGNPDLRPRLDDEFSLLATYKSISASLIYSFIKDAYYEDYRLFASNPNVVERTIRNYADFQALKLMLSVQHKIGKWMPKLDVTFGKQFGKDVFYTNEPIFAVEMMNQFMLSDNWLGLIYANYQSKGSLAVTYREKSAMFSGIAIVRTFFNKSLETYLVVVQDVFNTSNAPVVVQNPYITNRRFLDGNNQSINIGLRYTFNPTQNKYKGKSVDENEKERL from the coding sequence ATGAAAAATTTAACCATCTTAACCGTGTTACTATTATTTTGTTCGTTAAGTTTTGGACAAAATATATTCAAAGGGAAACTTATTGATGCTACTACCAAGCGAGTTGTTTCCGACGCAAACATCATTTTGATAACTTTACCCGATTCCACATTGGTAAAAGGAGCTATCAGTAATGACGAAGGCGTTTTTGAACTTATCAATTCATCAAATCACAAAGACTTGATGCTGAAAATCCTTCATTTGGAGTACAAAACAAAGGTAATTCCCATAAAAACAAATGATTTTGGTGTTATTTCTTTGGAAAAATCGGTAAATGAGTTGGGAGAAGTGGTGGTTTCTGTTTCTCGCCCTATTATGAAGCAAAAGGGAACCGCTGTGGTTACCGATATTGCGAGCTCCACCTTGAAAGATTTACCTAAAATGGAGATGCTTTTGAACTTTTTGCCGGGAGTATCTACTTCTTATACGGGTGGCGGTTATAACGTTTTTGGTAAAAGTAATCCTATTTTCTATATTAATAAGAGAAGGATTTATGACACTAGTGAAATTGACCGACTTTCTCCACAAGATATTCAAAGCATTGAACTTGAAACACAACCGGGAGCCGAATACGATAATAACATTGGTGCTATCATTCGTATTATTTTGAAGAAAAAGCAGGGTGATGGGCTGAGTGGAAGTGTCTATCAAAATAATGAATTTAAAAAAGGGATTTGGCAAAATTTAGGAACAAATTTAAATTACCGTACAGGAAAAACGGATATTTTCGGAAGTGTTGATGTAAGTTTTCATCAAGCAAAGCGTAGTAATAATTGGCAGGAACTTATCGTGCAAACGCCTTCTAATCAGTGGAAAGTACGCACAGAAGATGTACAAAAGAACAACGGAAAGAATATTCACGGAAAACTTGGCGTAAATCACGAGTTTAACGATAAACATTCTGTTGGAGCAACCGTGTGGGCGTATGTCAGTCCGTTTGCGGGACATACTTTTACCGACCAGCAAACCGAAACTTTCCAAAACGGAGCACTTCTGAGTAAAGGGCTTAATCATTATGACCGTTTTAACCAAGACAAAAAAACAGAAATTAATGCGTACTACGAGGGGCAACTTTCCGACAAAATCAAACTTCATACTGATGTGGATTATTCCATAGCCTATTCCGACCATACTTCGGATATTTTGGAAAAGAATCTGTTGGCAAATTCGCAAAAAAACGTTCATACGCATTCCGATGCTCAAGCTAATTGGCTGCATACCAAAACTACTTTTACACAAAAACTGAAGAAAGCAATATTGAGCTACGGAGCTGAATTTAGCACACTTACACGCGATGAGAATTATACCGATAACGTGCTAACAACTTCATTTGTTGAAAATAAAGAGCTTCGTTCGTCAGGGTTTGTTAGTTTTTCGCGTCCTATCGGGAAAGCAAATGTAAAAGCAGGAGTTCGCTATGAATATGCTGATTTTGAGTACTTCCAGAATCACGTAAAAGACAATGTAAAGAGCCGAACTTACGGGCATTGGCTACCTAATGTGTCGCTTTCTTTTCCTTGGGATAAAACGCAAATGGCAATCAGTTACACCAAGAAAATCCGCCGACCTGCCTTTTATGAACTAAGTGATTATGCTGCTTACGAATCGCCATTTATGTACAATCGTGGAAATCCTGATTTGCGTCCCCGCCTTGACGATGAGTTCAGTTTGTTGGCGACTTATAAAAGCATTTCGGCTTCACTGATTTATTCATTTATAAAAGATGCTTATTATGAGGATTATAGGCTGTTTGCTTCCAATCCGAATGTTGTTGAGCGAACAATCCGTAACTATGCTGATTTTCAAGCCCTCAAACTGATGCTTTCGGTACAACATAAAATCGGAAAATGGATGCCTAAGTTAGATGTTACCTTCGGAAAACAATTCGGAAAAGATGTTTTTTATACTAACGAACCTATTTTTGCAGTGGAAATGATGAATCAATTTATGTTGTCAGACAATTGGTTAGGGCTTATTTATGCAAATTATCAATCAAAAGGAAGTTTAGCAGTTACTTATCGTGAAAAATCTGCAATGTTTTCTGGGATAGCTATTGTGCGAACTTTCTTTAATAAATCTTTAGAAACATATTTGGTAGTAGTACAAGATGTTTTCAATACGTCAAATGCTCCTGTTGTTGTGCAAAATCCTTATATCACCAACAGACGTTTTTTAGATGGAAATAATCAGAGTATTAACATAGGTTTGAGGTACACATTTAATCCTACCCAAAATAAATACAAAGGTAAGAGCGTTGATGAAAACGAAAAAGAACGGTTGTAA
- a CDS encoding PadR family transcriptional regulator encodes METINTEKTKTQMRKGILEMCILSIISKNQEAYVSDIIEALKSADMIVVEGTLYPLLTRLKNEKLLDYNWKESTSGPPRKYYVLTDSGHIFLQEIVKSWQELQTMVNKII; translated from the coding sequence ATGGAGACGATAAACACAGAAAAAACCAAAACACAGATGCGCAAAGGCATACTGGAGATGTGTATTCTTTCCATTATCAGCAAAAATCAGGAGGCGTATGTTTCTGACATTATTGAGGCTCTGAAATCGGCTGATATGATTGTAGTTGAGGGAACATTGTATCCGCTTTTGACACGGCTTAAAAACGAAAAACTGCTCGACTACAATTGGAAAGAATCCACCTCGGGACCTCCCCGAAAGTATTACGTACTGACCGATAGCGGGCATATCTTTTTGCAAGAAATCGTGAAATCGTGGCAAGAACTACAAACAATGGTTAATAAAATTATTTAG
- a CDS encoding lipopolysaccharide biosynthesis protein, with translation MGIVFRQSVKNILTTYLGFAFGAINTLFLFVYFLSKEEYGLVGYVTSTATILSPLIAFGVHNTFIRFYSSYKESEELSKFNFMLFALPLLMILPLSVVGILAHEQIVKWLSGKNEIVGDYVFLIFITSIAMAYFEICYSWARVQLKTVFGNFLKEVFQRIGITLLLILFYFNIIDFKQFMYGVFGVYSLRMALMALSAFHIKRPTFYFGLPKNNNEILKYSLFSILSGSVASLLMDIDKFMINQYLPISQIAIYNVAIFTATVIAIPYRAMYQIVSPLVAQFLNKNETSQLDELYKKSTVNIYLTSVIIFILIISNAKQFYTLLPDKEYINGITVLILISIVKLFDALVGINNAILFNSVYYRTVLYFGVFLTFCTIILNIWLIPEYGINGAGLATLCAFSVYNILKLSFIYSKYRLSPFYSETLKITLFGLITVFGFYFWDFPFNPIWNIVLKSGIILIFCGFVLWKFKLSEDLTMMFRKIKK, from the coding sequence ATGGGCATCGTTTTTCGGCAATCGGTAAAAAACATCTTAACCACGTATCTTGGTTTTGCTTTCGGAGCTATCAATACACTTTTTCTGTTCGTATATTTTCTTTCAAAAGAAGAATACGGATTGGTAGGCTACGTCACCTCCACCGCAACTATTCTTTCTCCGCTGATAGCTTTCGGTGTTCACAACACTTTTATTCGCTTTTACTCTTCCTATAAAGAATCTGAGGAATTATCAAAGTTCAATTTTATGCTTTTTGCCTTGCCCCTACTGATGATTTTACCTTTGAGTGTTGTGGGAATTCTGGCACACGAACAGATTGTAAAATGGCTTTCTGGTAAAAATGAAATTGTTGGTGATTATGTTTTTTTGATTTTTATCACTTCAATTGCGATGGCTTATTTTGAAATTTGCTATTCGTGGGCAAGAGTTCAGCTTAAAACAGTTTTCGGAAATTTTCTAAAAGAAGTTTTTCAGCGTATCGGAATTACGTTGCTTTTAATTCTGTTTTATTTCAACATTATTGATTTTAAGCAGTTTATGTATGGAGTTTTTGGAGTTTACTCATTACGAATGGCTCTTATGGCTCTTTCTGCTTTTCACATAAAACGCCCTACTTTTTACTTTGGTTTGCCAAAAAATAACAATGAGATTTTGAAATACAGTCTTTTTAGCATTTTGTCAGGGTCGGTAGCAAGTTTGCTAATGGATATTGATAAATTTATGATTAACCAATACTTGCCCATTTCACAAATAGCTATTTACAATGTGGCTATTTTCACCGCAACGGTTATCGCCATACCTTACCGAGCTATGTATCAGATTGTAAGCCCTTTAGTCGCTCAATTTCTCAACAAAAATGAAACTTCCCAGCTTGATGAACTCTACAAGAAAAGCACTGTAAACATCTATTTAACAAGCGTTATTATCTTCATTCTGATTATTTCCAACGCAAAGCAATTCTACACTTTACTTCCTGATAAAGAATACATTAACGGAATCACTGTACTAATTCTAATTTCTATTGTAAAACTTTTTGATGCTTTAGTAGGCATCAACAATGCTATTTTGTTTAATTCGGTTTATTACAGAACAGTTTTGTATTTTGGTGTATTTCTAACATTTTGCACTATCATACTGAATATCTGGCTAATACCGGAATATGGAATTAACGGCGCCGGACTTGCAACGTTATGTGCCTTTTCCGTTTATAACATTTTGAAGTTGTCGTTTATATATTCCAAATATAGACTAAGTCCTTTTTACTCAGAAACTTTGAAAATCACTTTATTCGGATTAATCACTGTGTTTGGCTTCTACTTTTGGGATTTTCCTTTCAATCCAATTTGGAATATCGTTTTAAAATCAGGTATCATTCTGATTTTCTGCGGTTTTGTACTTTGGAAATTCAAGCTTTCCGAAGATTTAACAATGATGTTCCGCAAAATCAAAAAATAA
- a CDS encoding S9 family peptidase — MKKIISLMLVSSMSYLTAQENLTYQKPSEEILQLADFERAPSVMMNNQRTWMVFSYRSTYLSLEQLNQEEIRLGGLRMNPNINASSSLTYINNLKVQKVGTKQAQQVKNLPENAKIAFVSFSPDEKKMSFTHTTEKGLELWILDLETATARKLSSTLLNANFGTPYTWSPDGSYLLVRTLIANRPALQNEAKSVPKGPIVSVGSGKVSQNRTYQDLLKNKIDEFNFEVLVTSELKKINLNGEENSFKGAGMYLSENFSPDGKYLLITELKKPFSYIVPYHRFPRESKVYDAQRQEVAKVNSLPLIENMPKGFSSTYQGKRFMTWRADKPHTLYFVEALDGGDQNQEADFRDEVFQWEAPFAQAPVSLIKLKQRFQSVIWGDEENTLVYESWYDTRNQKTILLNLKENTQKVIIDRNSQDVYNDPGFPQMIKNQWNRYVLQIQNGKTYWLGDGYTKEGQFPFLDELDLRTLKKNRLYTSKLKNQQEEIIELLDTKKGDLLVSIQSATDYPNYYIKNYKKGKATQLTFFKNPFESLKGIHKEVINYTRKDGVALSGTLYLPKNYDFKKKEKLPLLIWAYPREYKSKDTAGQSTANPNEFTYPHYGSFIYWVTKGYAVLDDAAFPIVGEDTQEPNDTFIEQLVANGEAAIDALDKLGYIDRKRVAVGGHSYGAFMTANLLTHSDLFVCGIARSGAYNRTLTPFGFQSEQRNYWDSPEVYNTMSPFMNAHKMKKPLLLIHGAADNNSGTFTFQTERYFQALKNLGAPVRMVLLPLESHGYRAKESVLHTLWEQDKFLEENLKNSK, encoded by the coding sequence ATGAAAAAAATTATTTCATTAATGCTCGTTTCTTCAATGAGTTACTTAACAGCACAAGAAAATCTGACATATCAAAAACCGTCAGAAGAAATTTTGCAATTAGCTGATTTTGAAAGAGCTCCATCGGTTATGATGAATAACCAACGTACGTGGATGGTTTTCAGCTATCGTTCTACCTACTTAAGTTTGGAGCAGTTAAATCAAGAGGAAATCCGCTTGGGAGGTTTGCGTATGAACCCGAATATAAATGCCTCAAGTAGTTTGACTTACATCAATAATTTGAAGGTACAAAAAGTAGGAACGAAACAAGCTCAACAAGTGAAAAATTTGCCTGAAAATGCAAAAATTGCTTTCGTGAGTTTTTCTCCTGATGAAAAGAAAATGTCCTTTACTCACACAACTGAAAAAGGTTTGGAGCTATGGATACTTGATTTAGAGACTGCTACGGCAAGAAAGCTGAGCTCTACCTTGTTGAATGCCAATTTTGGAACGCCTTACACTTGGTCTCCTGATGGTTCTTACTTGCTTGTCAGAACGTTGATTGCCAATCGTCCTGCGTTGCAAAATGAAGCTAAAAGTGTTCCGAAAGGTCCTATTGTTTCAGTGGGAAGCGGCAAAGTTTCACAAAACAGAACGTACCAAGATTTGTTAAAAAATAAAATAGACGAGTTTAATTTTGAAGTTTTGGTTACTTCCGAGCTTAAAAAAATAAATTTGAATGGAGAAGAAAATTCTTTCAAAGGTGCGGGAATGTATCTTTCCGAAAATTTTTCTCCTGATGGAAAATATTTGCTGATAACTGAGCTTAAAAAACCATTTTCGTACATCGTTCCTTATCACAGATTTCCGAGAGAATCAAAGGTTTATGATGCTCAGAGACAAGAAGTTGCTAAAGTGAATAGCTTGCCATTGATTGAAAATATGCCAAAAGGATTTTCTTCAACGTACCAAGGAAAACGCTTTATGACTTGGCGTGCGGATAAGCCACATACGTTGTACTTTGTTGAGGCTCTGGATGGTGGAGACCAAAATCAGGAAGCCGATTTCCGCGATGAGGTTTTTCAGTGGGAAGCTCCTTTTGCTCAAGCTCCGGTTTCTTTAATAAAATTGAAACAACGTTTTCAGTCCGTTATTTGGGGAGATGAGGAAAATACATTGGTGTACGAGTCTTGGTATGATACACGAAATCAGAAAACTATTTTGTTGAATTTGAAAGAAAATACACAAAAAGTTATTATCGACAGAAATTCACAAGATGTTTATAACGACCCAGGTTTTCCTCAAATGATTAAAAATCAATGGAATAGATATGTTCTTCAAATTCAAAATGGAAAAACATATTGGTTAGGAGATGGTTACACTAAAGAAGGACAGTTTCCTTTCCTTGATGAGTTGGATTTGAGAACCTTGAAAAAGAATCGTTTGTACACATCAAAGTTGAAAAATCAGCAAGAAGAAATCATCGAACTTCTGGATACTAAAAAAGGTGATTTACTCGTTAGCATACAATCAGCGACGGATTATCCGAATTACTACATAAAAAATTACAAAAAAGGGAAAGCCACACAGCTTACTTTCTTCAAAAATCCGTTTGAATCATTGAAAGGCATTCATAAAGAAGTAATTAACTACACTCGGAAAGATGGTGTTGCCCTTAGCGGAACGTTGTATCTTCCTAAAAATTACGACTTTAAGAAGAAAGAAAAATTACCTTTACTCATTTGGGCGTATCCTCGCGAATATAAAAGTAAAGACACAGCCGGGCAAAGTACGGCAAATCCTAATGAATTTACATATCCGCATTATGGGTCGTTTATCTATTGGGTTACAAAAGGTTATGCTGTTTTGGACGATGCGGCTTTCCCAATTGTAGGCGAAGACACTCAAGAACCTAACGATACTTTCATTGAGCAATTGGTAGCCAACGGAGAGGCTGCAATTGATGCATTGGATAAATTAGGGTACATTGACCGTAAAAGAGTAGCCGTAGGAGGGCATTCTTACGGAGCGTTTATGACAGCTAACTTATTGACTCACTCTGATTTATTTGTTTGTGGAATTGCCAGAAGCGGTGCTTACAACCGTACACTAACGCCTTTCGGTTTTCAGTCTGAACAGAGAAATTATTGGGATTCTCCGGAAGTTTACAACACAATGTCACCATTTATGAACGCTCATAAAATGAAAAAGCCATTGTTGTTAATTCACGGTGCGGCGGATAATAACTCAGGAACATTTACTTTTCAAACCGAACGTTATTTCCAAGCACTCAAAAATTTGGGAGCTCCGGTGCGTATGGTGCTTTTACCGCTGGAAAGCCACGGATACAGAGCAAAAGAAAGTGTCCTACACACGCTTTGGGAACAAGATAAATTTTTGGAAGAAAATTTGAAAAATAGCAAATAA
- the tsaD gene encoding tRNA (adenosine(37)-N6)-threonylcarbamoyltransferase complex transferase subunit TsaD: protein MIKPNVYILAIESSCDDTSAAVLENDKVLSNVVANQEVHKQYGGVVPELASRAHLQNIVPVVDNALKKSGISKEQISAIAFTRGPGLMGSLLVGTSFAKSLAMGLGIPLIEVNHMQAHILAHFIDEGNPKPQFPFLAMTISGGHTQIVKVNSFFSMEILGETLDDAVGEAFDKTAKILGLPYPGGPLIDKYAKEGNPKAFPFPKPQTEGLNFSFSGLKTGILYFIQKKTQENPNFITENLADICASVQHTIVEILMKKLQKAVKQTGIKQIAIGGGVSANSGIRNALLTLGEKHGWTTYIPKFQYCTDNAAMIGIVGYYKFLENQFTDQQTTAKARLSLEN, encoded by the coding sequence ATGATAAAACCAAATGTTTATATATTAGCCATTGAATCTTCCTGTGATGATACCTCAGCAGCAGTGCTTGAAAATGACAAAGTGCTTTCAAATGTTGTTGCAAATCAGGAAGTTCACAAACAATATGGAGGTGTTGTACCTGAATTGGCATCACGAGCTCACCTCCAAAATATCGTTCCTGTGGTGGACAATGCTCTGAAAAAATCAGGAATCTCAAAAGAACAAATTTCAGCCATAGCCTTTACCCGAGGTCCTGGACTTATGGGGTCACTTTTGGTGGGAACTTCCTTTGCCAAATCTTTGGCGATGGGCTTGGGTATTCCACTTATTGAAGTGAATCATATGCAGGCACATATTTTGGCTCATTTTATTGATGAAGGCAACCCAAAACCGCAATTTCCTTTTCTGGCAATGACCATCAGTGGCGGACACACACAGATTGTAAAGGTAAACAGTTTCTTTTCAATGGAAATTTTGGGCGAAACCCTTGATGATGCTGTGGGCGAGGCTTTTGACAAAACGGCTAAAATTCTCGGTCTGCCCTACCCTGGCGGTCCGTTAATCGACAAATACGCCAAGGAAGGCAACCCAAAAGCCTTCCCCTTTCCAAAGCCACAAACCGAAGGGCTAAATTTCAGTTTTTCAGGACTTAAAACTGGTATTTTGTATTTCATTCAGAAGAAAACCCAAGAAAATCCAAATTTTATTACTGAAAATCTTGCAGATATTTGTGCTTCCGTGCAACATACCATTGTTGAAATTCTAATGAAAAAACTACAAAAAGCCGTTAAACAAACGGGCATCAAACAAATTGCCATCGGTGGAGGCGTTTCTGCAAATTCAGGAATACGCAATGCATTACTCACTCTGGGAGAAAAACACGGATGGACAACCTACATTCCTAAATTTCAGTATTGTACAGACAATGCGGCAATGATTGGCATCGTAGGATATTACAAATTCTTAGAAAATCAATTTACCGACCAACAAACCACCGCCAAAGCACGGCTTTCCCTTGAAAATTAA
- a CDS encoding C1 family peptidase, whose amino-acid sequence MKKIALFIAFGTFFTVSGQDNLINAVAGNQSEKSGFKFTPVINLERMEVKDQGSSGTCWSYAGASFLESEMSRMGKKPVDLAEIFTARNTYIEKAKQYVRFHGNLDYGDGGELHDIINMYAKYGAVPQYIYSGLNYGTTRNNFSEMQAALKGFLEGLVKRPKIKNLTPNWEKAFTAAIDAYLGEVPETFLFGNKKYTPQTFAKEVVGINPDDYIEMLSYEDQPKYKNVLMAVPDNWSFDQAYNVQMTDFVKIIDNALKKGFTIAWASDVSERYFSWKNGVAFVPEKNWEEMTMEEQKTLFDNPPMKERNITKEMRQKAFDNYETTDDHAMHIVGLAKDQNGREYYIVKNSWGVSNDHQGYLYVTKAFVTYKTTAIMLHKDGVPADVLKNWKK is encoded by the coding sequence ATGAAAAAAATAGCATTATTTATTGCTTTCGGAACTTTTTTTACAGTTTCGGGACAAGACAATCTGATTAACGCAGTAGCTGGAAATCAGAGTGAAAAGTCGGGATTTAAGTTTACACCCGTGATTAATCTGGAACGAATGGAAGTGAAAGACCAAGGAAGTAGTGGCACGTGTTGGAGCTATGCTGGGGCTTCTTTCTTGGAAAGTGAGATGAGCCGAATGGGGAAAAAACCTGTGGATTTGGCTGAAATTTTTACAGCGAGAAACACATACATCGAAAAAGCCAAGCAATATGTACGCTTTCACGGAAATTTGGACTACGGCGATGGAGGCGAACTGCACGACATTATTAATATGTACGCAAAATACGGAGCTGTACCCCAGTACATTTATTCGGGCTTGAACTACGGAACTACACGCAACAACTTTTCTGAAATGCAAGCCGCTCTGAAAGGTTTTTTGGAAGGATTGGTAAAACGTCCTAAGATTAAAAACCTGACTCCGAATTGGGAAAAAGCCTTTACCGCAGCCATTGATGCGTATCTGGGTGAAGTTCCTGAAACATTTTTATTCGGAAATAAAAAGTACACACCACAAACTTTTGCCAAAGAAGTGGTAGGCATCAATCCTGATGACTATATCGAAATGCTTTCATATGAAGACCAACCAAAATACAAAAACGTACTGATGGCTGTGCCTGACAATTGGAGTTTTGACCAAGCTTACAATGTTCAAATGACTGATTTTGTAAAAATTATAGACAATGCATTGAAAAAAGGGTTTACCATTGCTTGGGCTTCGGACGTGAGTGAACGTTATTTCAGTTGGAAAAACGGAGTGGCATTCGTTCCCGAAAAAAACTGGGAAGAAATGACTATGGAAGAACAAAAAACATTGTTCGACAATCCTCCAATGAAAGAAAGAAATATCACTAAAGAAATGCGTCAGAAAGCATTTGATAATTATGAAACTACCGATGACCACGCAATGCACATCGTTGGGCTTGCTAAAGACCAAAACGGAAGAGAATACTACATCGTGAAAAATTCGTGGGGAGTAAGCAACGACCATCAAGGATATTTGTACGTGACTAAAGCTTTCGTTACCTACAAAACTACGGCTATAATGCTTCATAAAGATGGTGTTCCTGCTGATGTTTTGAAGAATTGGAAAAAATAA
- a CDS encoding PspC domain-containing protein, translating into MDKTHNISLGGFSFLIEDKAYQELSKYLNEVRKSLGNTSDTDEIIYDVEQRMAELLKSEMKGREVVVSQDVAYLIGVLGRPEQYVDEDEEIQQETKFGTTQKQNRVVEFFRHKKLYRDLENKLLAGVFAGLGHYLAIEKTWLRLAYLWVFVFPAFILGKLFYYSSGQYAILFFLWMAMYALLALIIPPAKTTAEKLAMHGKAVNIDTISSIKEIKMRNGSQLARSDANRKLFGVLGGLCRHYGWDVTGVRIAYAVLTLVTIPFVEGVFSFMLVLLYVTLLLSMNKRKSIFEPEEDYSSENEDNTEGDFTDETTPKQKTEFVYKKSDFSVWDIVRGFLKGILYIIIGFVLLILLFVLLSLLLALFGVGVAGWGVSLGIITITDYLSFIVEGDWQLWVTYLTGFMLLMLPVSVMTILCLKLFSKNGYKVPRAWILFNVFGFFFGVIGMSIATIDTFKHFQAYNAVEERVPVVVADTLSLSYEKQPYRHYEYDILNFGSPILKDDNELISKSDYIRFYVKGTSENESYAIIKKKSRGRNLIDAKAKAEQVVFNLKTDGNQIIMPATYSLGINPKIRDQRVEVILHLPQGKVITSPSEELSVFDYQTKRWINISRGKRAKMTENGLIKIEK; encoded by the coding sequence ATGGACAAGACACACAATATCAGTTTGGGCGGATTTTCATTTTTGATTGAAGACAAAGCCTATCAAGAACTTTCAAAATATTTGAACGAAGTACGCAAATCACTCGGAAATACTTCCGATACCGATGAAATTATTTACGATGTGGAGCAACGTATGGCGGAACTGCTAAAATCCGAAATGAAGGGTAGGGAAGTGGTTGTAAGCCAAGATGTTGCTTACTTGATTGGCGTTTTAGGACGACCTGAACAGTACGTTGATGAGGACGAAGAAATTCAGCAAGAAACAAAATTTGGTACAACTCAAAAGCAAAACCGAGTAGTTGAATTCTTCCGACATAAAAAGTTATACAGAGATTTGGAAAACAAATTGTTAGCAGGCGTTTTTGCGGGATTGGGACATTATTTGGCAATTGAAAAAACGTGGTTGCGTCTTGCTTATCTTTGGGTGTTCGTGTTCCCTGCCTTCATTTTAGGAAAACTCTTTTATTATTCAAGCGGACAATATGCGATTCTATTTTTTCTGTGGATGGCAATGTATGCTCTTTTGGCACTCATCATTCCGCCTGCGAAAACCACTGCTGAAAAATTGGCAATGCACGGAAAAGCGGTAAACATCGATACCATTTCTTCTATTAAGGAAATAAAAATGCGAAACGGCTCACAATTAGCACGAAGCGACGCCAACCGAAAACTTTTTGGGGTTTTGGGAGGGCTGTGCAGGCATTACGGTTGGGACGTTACGGGCGTTCGGATTGCGTATGCTGTGCTGACATTGGTAACCATTCCATTTGTTGAAGGGGTGTTTAGTTTTATGCTTGTTTTGCTGTACGTAACGCTCTTACTGTCAATGAATAAAAGAAAAAGCATTTTTGAACCAGAAGAAGACTATTCTTCTGAAAATGAAGATAATACAGAAGGTGATTTTACCGATGAAACCACTCCAAAGCAAAAAACGGAATTCGTGTATAAAAAATCGGATTTCAGTGTTTGGGATATCGTACGCGGGTTTTTGAAAGGGATTTTATACATTATCATTGGTTTTGTGCTGCTGATTTTACTCTTTGTTCTTTTGTCTTTGCTTTTGGCTCTTTTTGGAGTAGGTGTTGCAGGTTGGGGAGTCAGTCTGGGCATCATCACCATAACGGATTATCTTTCGTTTATAGTGGAAGGAGATTGGCAGCTTTGGGTTACGTATTTGACTGGATTTATGTTGCTTATGCTTCCTGTTTCGGTAATGACGATATTGTGTTTGAAGTTATTTTCAAAGAACGGATATAAAGTTCCGAGAGCGTGGATTTTGTTCAATGTTTTCGGTTTCTTTTTCGGAGTGATAGGTATGAGCATTGCAACCATTGACACATTTAAGCATTTTCAGGCTTATAATGCTGTCGAAGAAAGAGTGCCTGTTGTGGTAGCCGACACCCTTTCGCTATCGTATGAAAAACAACCTTACAGACATTATGAGTATGATATATTGAATTTTGGTAGCCCAATTTTAAAAGATGATAATGAACTGATTTCCAAAAGTGATTATATCCGATTTTACGTAAAGGGAACGTCTGAAAATGAGTCATATGCCATTATCAAGAAAAAATCAAGAGGGCGAAACCTGATTGATGCCAAAGCCAAAGCCGAACAAGTTGTTTTTAATTTGAAAACAGATGGAAACCAAATAATTATGCCTGCTACATACTCACTGGGAATCAATCCTAAAATAAGAGACCAGCGAGTAGAAGTGATTTTACACCTACCACAAGGAAAAGTTATTACCAGCCCCAGCGAAGAGCTTTCTGTATTTGATTATCAAACCAAAAGATGGATAAATATCAGCCGTGGCAAACGTGCCAAAATGACTGAAAATGGGCTTATTAAAATTGAAAAATAA